The nucleotide window AAACTCTTCATAAAATATATTGTTCGAAAATAATCCGCCGTGCAATACGACCGGTTTCGTCCGATCAATTCGTGAATAGGCATTTTCAATAAGTTCAATCAAAGCTTCTTGCGCGGCACTAACGATGGCTTTTGCCAATTGATTTTCTTCAATGGCATCCAGCACGATTCTGCTTACGGAAGAAATAGCTGTTACAGGATTCGGGCTGCCATAAATTTTTGTAATGAGCTGGTCAGGTGACAGTACATTAAAGTGGGTCAATATCTTTTCCTGAAAAGGTTTAAGAGATGCTTTACCATCATGCGCTTCCAGTACGGAACGAATGGCAAGCTTCCCTAAATGATAGCCGCTTCCCTCGTCACCCAGTAAATAGCCCCAGCCGCCAACACGAAATGTATTTCGCTGCTCATAACCGAATATAATCGCCCCGGTTCCGGCAACAAGTAAAGTACCTTCTCTGCCCCAGGTTCCCGCTGCCAATGCGGCATGAATATCACTCTGGATCTTAAGTTTTTCCAGTACAGGTGACTGCTTAAACGCATCATATATTTTCTGTTGTTCTGCTTGTCGATCTGCCCCTGCCATCGCAGCAAATACCAACTTCACATCTGTTAATACTGATCCTGTCTTTTTTAACAACTGATTGATTAATTCATTTAGAAGTGTGTACAACTGCTCTGTTGAAATCGCTGTTAAATTGCCTGAACTGCCCTTTGCAACTGCCAGTAAATGTCCACTTTCATCACCAATTACAGCGGTTGTTTTCGTACCGCCGCCATCTATACCAATCCATAGTTTTCCTGACATATGCTCACCTTATCTATTCATTTTCAAGTGCAATTAAGTTATGCACGATTCGTCGAAATCGTTGAATTTCACAGCTGCGTCCAAAATGAACGCGATTTGTTAACAAAATAATTGCTAATTGCCTCTCATCCGATATCCATATTGAAGTACCCGTGAAACCGGTATGCCCAAAGCCTTCTTTTAAATATTGGCCGGAAAATGAAGGTGAAGAATACAATTGCCATCCTAATCCACGCTGTTCTTCATGCTCTTCAGTAAAACTTTGCTTAGCCAATTGTTTAGTTTGCTCGTGAAAAATAGAATCGTTATTTTTCATAAAGGATTGAGCAAACTTTGCCAAGTCTTCTGCGGTCGAAAACAACCCGGCGTGACCGCTTACTCCGCCAAAATGCAGTGCATTTTCATCATGCACTTCCCCCCATTGATGTTTGTTCAAATAGGTTCGGTACTCAGTTGCAGCAATTTTCTCCTGTAACTGGGCAGACGGATTAAATCCAGTATTGTGCATACGAAGCGGCTGAAAAATATTTTTATCGGCATAATCCGCTAATGAAATCCCGGTCACCTTTTCTATTAATTCCCCTAATAAAATATAGTTTACATCACTGTAGATCACCTGTTGCTCTACATTTTTACGTCCTGTTTCCTGCGCTATCCGTCCAATGACATCAGCGTATGCGACCTCTTCTTTATAAAACTTGATTTCAGCCTGAAAACCGCTCGTATGTGTTAATAAATGACGTATCTTAACGTCTTCATGTATCTGTTTAAGTTCCGGAAAGTAGGAGCTAATGGAATCATCCAAATCAATAAAACCACGCTCAAGCAATAATAAAATCGAGCTTGCCGTTGCTGTCACTTTCGTTAATGAAGCACAATCAAAAATCGTCTGTTCCGTCATTGGAATTTGCGCTTCCGTATGTGCCATGCCAAATGCTTTACAGTAAAGGACATCTTTTGCATTTGCCACAGCCAATACCGCACCAGGCAGTTCTTTGTTATGGATCGCTGTTTCAATAAATTCTTCGACTCGTGAAAAAGACATGATTCCCCTCCTATTTGATTGCACCTTCTGTCATACCTTTTACGATATGGCGTTGGAAAATCGAATAGAAAATAATTACCGGAATAACTGCAATACATAATCCCGCAAATAGTACACCCCATGCACTATCGTATTGCGCGTCTATTTTCAGTAAATTCATCGCAACACCTAACGTATTTTTACTTTCTGTTTGCAGTAAAATTAGCGCCATGAAAAATTCATTCCAATAGGAAATGGCATTCAAGATTGTAACTGTCATAATCCCTGACTTGATGAGTGGTGTCACAATTTTAAACAGAATTCCATATGGACTCATACCATCAACGACCGCTGCTTCCTCCAGCTCTTTAGGAATATTCCCTATGAAACCTACTAGAATGAAGATTGTAAACGGTACATGTGAAATGGCATAAACAAGAGATAATGCCCACAAGTTATCCAGTAAATTAAACTTCATTAATAAGAAAAATAGAGGAATCCAACCTAAAACGGATGGAATCATCATTGACGCCAGATAAACATTCACTAGCACCTCACCAAATTTCGAACGGACACGCTCCAGTGCATACGCTGTTGGAATTGATAACAGGAGTGTTAAAAACGAGCCAAGTACCGTTACAAAGAAACTGTTTAAAAATGCGCGCCCGATATTGTAGTCATTCCATGCACGTTCAAAATTTGTAAAACTGAAATCAGTCGGCAAGGACCAAGGTGATGTGAAGATTTCTGCATTCGATTTAAACGCACCCATAAACATCCATATCAATGGGAAAATTACGATAAACGCCCATAGGATTAACGGGATACGTACTAAAATTTGTGAAACGACTTTCATCTAAATTCCCCCCCGTTAATACTCGACTTTTTCTTTTTTCAATATAAATTGTGAAATGAGAACAGTAATGAGCGATACGACCAAAATCAGAACTCCAATCGCTGCACCATAGCCAAATTGGAAGTCTTCAAATGCGCGCTGGTATAAATACGAGCCCATTACTTCTGAAGCACTTCCCGGTCCACCACCTGTCATTACTTGCACAAGTACAAACGAACCGTTAAGAGACGTAATAATGATATAAAGGATGGATGTTTTAATTTGCGGCCAAACGAGCGGAACCGTAATATGCCAAAACTGCTGCCATTCGGATGCACCATCAATATCTGCAGCTTCATATAAGCTTTTCGGTACATTGGAAATACCGCCCATAATGAGAAGCATAAACAACCCAATCCCTGCCCAAATTGCGGGAATCGCTATACTAGGGAGTACCCATGTTTTATCACCTAACCAAGGGCGGGCCCACTCTGTCAATCCGACCTGATTTAATAAGCTGTTTACAATCCCCATGTTCGGATCATAAATAAACTGCCATAAAATCCCGATAACTACTACGGACATAATATTCGGGAAGAAAAATACAATCCGGTAAAAGGGCGCTTCTTTAATCTTAAGCTGGGTTAATGCCACCGCAAAAAATAGAGCAAGTGTCATGATCCCAATGATTTTTACAAATACGAAGAAAAAGTCATTTATGATCGCCTTTTTAATAATGGAATCGTTCCATAGACGAATATAATTATCCAAGCCGATAAATGTTTTATTTGCACTTGTTCCGGACCAATCAAAAAATGAGTAATACAAACCGCCTAACATAGGATAAACAGTAAAAATTAAAAAGAGCAGAAAAGTCGGCAGTAAACAAAATGCTAAAAACAAATATTTGCTTTTGGAAGAAAAGGTCATTGTCGTTACTCCTTTCTCTATTGATTAAATAAGGTTGCTAAAAAGCTTTTAGCAACCTCAATTCCCTCACCTTATTTTCTTAGTTCCTCTGCTTTTTTCACCATCTTATCGACGAACTCTTCAGCAGTGATTTCACCAAGTAGGATATCAATGATTAATAATTTGATTTCGTTTGTAATTTCCACTGAAATTTTTTGCACTTCAGCATCTGGTGTATAACGTTTATACGTATGAACAGCACCTGGATTATTAATCATTTCATTAATATTTTTCAGGAAATCCTGAACATTTGTATTCGCTGACAAGTCAACGTCTTTCATGTTCATAATCGCACCAGTTGATTCAGCAAATGCCTGCGCATATTCTTCCGTAAAGATGAATTCTAAAAATGCTTTTGCAGCTTCCGGATTTTTTGCTTTTTCTGCAATTGCAATTGTACGAATGTCCGGCACAAGCGCTAATGGCTGACCAGGATCATTCATCGGTGTTGGTGTGAATCCAAATTCAAAACTGTCCGGCGTATCATTTTTCATTTCATTCGGTAACCAGAATCCTACTGGAATATAAGCATTTTTATGCATTAAGAAGTTCATTTGAGATTGCGTATGATTGTAAGCCGCAAAACCGCTGTCGATTACGCCTGCTTTCGCAATTTTTTCTACCTTCTTCAATACTTCAAGCGTTTCAGGCTTTTTCCAAGCTTCTACTACACCATCGTTTAAGTCATTTAATAACTCTTCGCCACCAGCTGCTGCAAAGGCCGGATTCAATACGCCGCGGTGGAAGTATTGTGTATGTTGACCTGTCGTTACAAATGGAGCAATTTTTGTATCGGCTTTAATTTTTTCCATAGAGCTGATCCAGCTGTCAAAGTCTGTTGGTACTTCCCATCCGTTTTCTTCAAACCACTTCGTGTCATACCAAG belongs to Solibacillus sp. FSL W7-1436 and includes:
- a CDS encoding N-acetylglucosamine kinase — encoded protein: MSGKLWIGIDGGGTKTTAVIGDESGHLLAVAKGSSGNLTAISTEQLYTLLNELINQLLKKTGSVLTDVKLVFAAMAGADRQAEQQKIYDAFKQSPVLEKLKIQSDIHAALAAGTWGREGTLLVAGTGAIIFGYEQRNTFRVGGWGYLLGDEGSGYHLGKLAIRSVLEAHDGKASLKPFQEKILTHFNVLSPDQLITKIYGSPNPVTAISSVSRIVLDAIEENQLAKAIVSAAQEALIELIENAYSRIDRTKPVVLHGGLFSNNIFYEEFTVRLSARFPDLTALKPTISGTVGAYLLALHESDIEVSDLVKQTIQQTWRLLEGEIT
- a CDS encoding serine hydrolase domain-containing protein, with product MSFSRVEEFIETAIHNKELPGAVLAVANAKDVLYCKAFGMAHTEAQIPMTEQTIFDCASLTKVTATASSILLLLERGFIDLDDSISSYFPELKQIHEDVKIRHLLTHTSGFQAEIKFYKEEVAYADVIGRIAQETGRKNVEQQVIYSDVNYILLGELIEKVTGISLADYADKNIFQPLRMHNTGFNPSAQLQEKIAATEYRTYLNKHQWGEVHDENALHFGGVSGHAGLFSTAEDLAKFAQSFMKNNDSIFHEQTKQLAKQSFTEEHEEQRGLGWQLYSSPSFSGQYLKEGFGHTGFTGTSIWISDERQLAIILLTNRVHFGRSCEIQRFRRIVHNLIALENE
- a CDS encoding carbohydrate ABC transporter permease, which translates into the protein MKVVSQILVRIPLILWAFIVIFPLIWMFMGAFKSNAEIFTSPWSLPTDFSFTNFERAWNDYNIGRAFLNSFFVTVLGSFLTLLLSIPTAYALERVRSKFGEVLVNVYLASMMIPSVLGWIPLFFLLMKFNLLDNLWALSLVYAISHVPFTIFILVGFIGNIPKELEEAAVVDGMSPYGILFKIVTPLIKSGIMTVTILNAISYWNEFFMALILLQTESKNTLGVAMNLLKIDAQYDSAWGVLFAGLCIAVIPVIIFYSIFQRHIVKGMTEGAIK
- a CDS encoding carbohydrate ABC transporter permease, yielding MTFSSKSKYLFLAFCLLPTFLLFLIFTVYPMLGGLYYSFFDWSGTSANKTFIGLDNYIRLWNDSIIKKAIINDFFFVFVKIIGIMTLALFFAVALTQLKIKEAPFYRIVFFFPNIMSVVVIGILWQFIYDPNMGIVNSLLNQVGLTEWARPWLGDKTWVLPSIAIPAIWAGIGLFMLLIMGGISNVPKSLYEAADIDGASEWQQFWHITVPLVWPQIKTSILYIIITSLNGSFVLVQVMTGGGPGSASEVMGSYLYQRAFEDFQFGYGAAIGVLILVVSLITVLISQFILKKEKVEY
- a CDS encoding extracellular solute-binding protein, with amino-acid sequence MFVIKKRKQTWFLVALMSLMLLLVACSNDEESSSDTEGNSNTEQSTTSSDNTSAESTGDGLSGTLEIQYFVGGYGDGWWKQVIGDFQKQHPDLEIVEHAGPNINTEMNTRWISETPPDVVYIDGAGASETQMIAEGQLMDISEFAKGIKLENGTALLDSFISPAEEVDGGKIYSLPLVFDTWGTWYDTKWFEENGWEVPTDFDSWISSMEKIKADTKIAPFVTTGQHTQYFHRGVLNPAFAAAGGEELLNDLNDGVVEAWKKPETLEVLKKVEKIAKAGVIDSGFAAYNHTQSQMNFLMHKNAYIPVGFWLPNEMKNDTPDSFEFGFTPTPMNDPGQPLALVPDIRTIAIAEKAKNPEAAKAFLEFIFTEEYAQAFAESTGAIMNMKDVDLSANTNVQDFLKNINEMINNPGAVHTYKRYTPDAEVQKISVEITNEIKLLIIDILLGEITAEEFVDKMVKKAEELRK